The Neoarius graeffei isolate fNeoGra1 chromosome 7, fNeoGra1.pri, whole genome shotgun sequence genome includes a region encoding these proteins:
- the LOC132889751 gene encoding zinc finger protein 239-like produces the protein MAEIRKHQDSSKPEKREKGESVNTSSVQSEMSSSGYHHAKNHDKGIDAEMGKDIIYYCSLCGKRFTRKGHLKQHHLIHTGEKPHQCSQCGKTFIQKSNLKKHQRVHTGEKPYECSDCGKSFTRHSPFKNHQRSHTGEKPYHCSPCGKSFTLQSSFKRHQLIHNGEKPYYCSQCGKSFTRYSNLKSHHRVHTGDQLYCCFHCGKRFRELPTLKNHQLIHTGEKPHYCSQCGMSFRELSHLKTHQRIHTREKPLYCSQCGMSFRELSHLKTHQRIHTGEKPHFCSQCGMSFRELSHLKTHQRIHMREKPYYCSQCGMSFRELSHLKTHQRIHTRDKSHYCSQCGMSFRELSHLKTHQRIHTGERPYHCSQCGKNFKQRGSFKAHQRIHAGEKQ, from the coding sequence agcgAAATGTCATCGTCTGGTTATCATCACGCTAAAAACCATGACAAGGGGATTGATGCAGAAATGGGCAAGGATATAATTTACTACTGCTCGCTGTGTGGAAAGCGCTTTACTCGAAAGGGTCATCTTAAACAGCACCATCTcatccacacaggagaaaagcCCCATCAGTGCTCACAGTGCGGGAAGACCTTTATACAAAAAAGCAATCTCAAAAAGCACCAGCGCGTTCATACCGGAGAGAAGCCGTACGAATGCTCCgactgtgggaagagttttacacgACACAGTCCTTTTAAAAACCACCAGCgcagtcacacaggagagaagccgtaccaCTGCTCaccgtgtgggaagagttttacgctACAAAGCTCTTTTAAAAGACACCAGCTCATTCACAATGGAGAAAAACCGTATTACTGCTCCcaatgtgggaagagttttacacgATATAGTAATTTAAAAAGCCACCACCGCGTTCACACGGGAGACCAGCTGTATTGCTGCTTCCATTGTGGGAAGCGTTTTCGAGAATTGCCTACTTTAAAAAACCACCAgctcattcacacaggagagaaacctcaTTACTGTTCACAGTGCGGGATGAGTTTTCGGGAGTTAAGTCACTtaaaaacacaccagcgcattcacacgagAGAGAAGCCGCTTTACTGCTCACAGTGCGGGATGAGTTTTCGGGAGTTAAGTCACTtaaaaacacaccagcgcattcacacaggagagaagccgcatttCTGCTCGCAGTGCGGGATGAGTTTCCGAGAGTTAAGTCACTTAAAAacgcaccagcgcattcacatgaGAGAGAAGCCATATTACTGCTCGCAGTGCGGGATGAGTTTCCGAGAGTTGAGTCATTTAAAAACTCATCAGCGCATTCACACGAGAGATAAGTCGCATTACTGCTCGCAGTGCGGGATGAGTTTCCGAGAGTTAAGTCATTTAAAAacgcaccagcgcattcacacaggagagaggccATATCACTGCTCGCAGTGCGGGAAGAATTTTAAACAGCGTGGATCGTTTAaggcacaccagcgcattcacgcaGGAGAGAAGCAGTAA